In the genome of Eggerthella sp. YY7918, one region contains:
- a CDS encoding DMSO/selenate family reductase complex A subunit: MRKPVKRGMKVQPEHLVNSEKRLNDGTRTVFGFCSVNCEGRCILNFHMKDDELIWVETDRSVEDSENCRQIRACLRGRSIREWINHAERLTYPLRRVGKRGEGHFERVSWDDALDEIARNLSRVVEEYGNEAVYINFASGVMSANGIGFLHRFMNLYGGCLEGYGDYSHSQIDAAIPYLYGARDSNTPSDVKNAKLLVLFGDNTLETKMCGGGASIYLKDAILDAGVRTIVVDPRCSETVANCADEWIALRPGTDGALAAALAYVMITENSVDQDFLNTYCIGYDDDTLPSSAQPGASYKSYILGHGPDGLPKTPQWASSITGVPSAQIVKLAREIAAAKPCAIYQGKGPQRQANGEQTARAIAMLSILTGNVGIPGGGTGSDFETYRFFEADVPAPENPVTVAIPVFLWTDAVLCGPEMTSADDGVIGAERLKTGIKFLWNYAGNTLINQHSNVNRTHEILQDETKCEFIVVIDTFMTASARYADILLPDLMPVEQPSLIANDWAGDAGYVLMNAQYLPAKGERKTLYWMLSRVAERLGFADEFTEGRSEEDWRRALYEEARQSDDDLPPYDEMLEMGVYRRSNPDGHHIAFADFRADPEGHPLDTPSGKIEIYSEKILQDTASFTLRKGEVISALPEYATPYFEPEAADVKAYPLHLIGFHPRSRAHSSYGSLDVIKERARHQAWIHPLDAQIRDIADGDTVKVSSFYGQLLIEAKVTERIMPGVVAIGEGAWHEADMNGDRVDKGGCINTLTSSRATPLAKGNPQHSNRVQIAKAR, encoded by the coding sequence GTGCGTAAGCCTGTGAAACGAGGGATGAAAGTTCAGCCCGAGCATTTGGTGAATTCAGAAAAGCGTCTGAACGACGGCACGCGTACCGTGTTCGGGTTTTGTAGTGTCAACTGTGAAGGACGCTGCATTCTGAACTTCCATATGAAAGACGACGAATTGATTTGGGTTGAAACCGACCGTTCGGTGGAAGATAGCGAGAACTGTCGACAAATTCGCGCTTGTCTGCGCGGACGTTCAATACGCGAATGGATTAACCATGCTGAGCGTCTCACGTATCCGCTGCGTCGTGTAGGAAAGCGTGGGGAAGGACATTTCGAACGTGTTAGCTGGGATGATGCCCTTGACGAAATCGCACGGAATCTTTCGCGGGTGGTTGAGGAATACGGAAATGAAGCGGTTTATATCAACTTTGCAAGCGGTGTTATGAGCGCGAATGGCATAGGGTTTTTGCATCGCTTCATGAATCTTTACGGAGGATGCTTAGAGGGGTATGGGGACTATAGCCATTCGCAGATAGACGCGGCCATTCCGTATTTGTATGGAGCTCGCGATTCCAATACCCCGTCCGACGTGAAGAACGCCAAGTTACTCGTTTTGTTTGGGGACAACACGCTTGAAACCAAAATGTGCGGTGGAGGCGCTTCTATCTACCTGAAGGATGCCATCCTCGACGCAGGAGTGCGCACTATTGTGGTCGATCCGCGTTGTTCTGAAACGGTGGCAAATTGCGCTGACGAGTGGATAGCCCTTCGTCCGGGCACCGATGGAGCTCTGGCTGCCGCGCTTGCCTATGTGATGATCACCGAGAACAGTGTTGATCAAGATTTTCTGAACACATACTGCATCGGATACGATGACGACACGCTTCCTTCTTCTGCTCAACCCGGGGCGAGCTACAAATCATATATTCTCGGACATGGACCCGACGGTTTGCCTAAAACCCCGCAGTGGGCAAGTTCGATTACGGGCGTTCCCTCGGCGCAAATCGTGAAACTCGCTCGTGAAATAGCAGCGGCAAAGCCGTGCGCTATCTATCAGGGAAAGGGACCGCAGCGCCAAGCCAACGGAGAGCAAACCGCCCGGGCCATTGCCATGCTCTCCATACTTACTGGCAACGTTGGCATTCCCGGGGGAGGGACCGGGTCGGATTTTGAAACCTATCGTTTCTTCGAAGCGGATGTTCCTGCACCAGAGAATCCAGTAACGGTGGCAATTCCCGTGTTTTTGTGGACCGACGCGGTGCTGTGCGGTCCCGAAATGACCTCTGCCGACGACGGGGTGATAGGCGCTGAGCGCTTAAAAACGGGTATTAAATTCCTGTGGAACTATGCAGGCAACACCCTGATCAACCAGCATTCCAACGTCAACAGAACGCATGAAATACTGCAGGATGAAACAAAGTGCGAGTTCATCGTGGTTATCGACACCTTTATGACCGCGTCGGCGCGTTATGCCGACATTCTTCTTCCCGATCTTATGCCTGTTGAGCAGCCAAGTCTTATCGCCAATGATTGGGCGGGCGATGCCGGCTACGTTCTTATGAATGCGCAGTATCTTCCCGCAAAGGGGGAGCGCAAGACGCTGTATTGGATGTTGTCGCGTGTTGCTGAGCGGTTAGGCTTTGCCGACGAATTCACGGAAGGCAGGAGCGAAGAGGACTGGCGTCGGGCCCTTTACGAAGAAGCTCGACAGTCTGACGACGATCTGCCACCTTATGATGAAATGCTAGAAATGGGTGTGTATCGCCGTTCGAATCCCGATGGGCATCATATCGCCTTTGCAGATTTCCGCGCCGATCCGGAAGGCCATCCGCTCGATACCCCTTCGGGTAAGATCGAAATTTATTCCGAGAAGATTCTTCAGGACACTGCGTCCTTCACCTTAAGAAAAGGTGAGGTGATCAGCGCCCTTCCTGAGTACGCCACACCCTATTTTGAACCTGAGGCGGCAGATGTGAAAGCGTATCCCCTCCATTTAATTGGGTTTCATCCCCGCAGCAGAGCGCATTCCTCTTATGGATCGCTTGATGTCATCAAGGAACGTGCACGACATCAGGCCTGGATTCATCCGCTTGATGCGCAGATACGGGACATAGCGGATGGCGATACGGTCAAAGTTTCAAGTTTCTACGGGCAATTGCTCATCGAAGCGAAAGTAACAGAACGCATCATGCCCGGCGTTGTTGCCATAGGCGAGGGTGCTTGGCATGAGGCTGATATGAACGGAGATCGCGTGGATAAAGGTGGTTGCATCAACACCCTTACCTCCAGCCGCGCAACACCGTTGGCGAAAGGCAATCCTCAACACAGCAACCGTGTTCAGATTGCAAAAGCGAGGTGA
- a CDS encoding ferric reductase-like transmembrane domain-containing protein: MSFLIICGVTCGFVIVAARFIKAVPWLWYGAALVLDFVYAYGVVYSLPPEVLRVLSVVMQRGMLATSLFVIVMYCGVFSERSFVHRTVAPIRAELSLIACILILAHCLNYLSSYLGVLGTNVAAINPNQLASLIAALVLCVLLLVLGLTSVKVLKRRMNASVWKNIQRSSYVFFGLIYVHELLVLYPAALKGAGDALITCIVGGIVFGSYYVLRLVRYLTDRRENDTGALVESQRGREIGA, translated from the coding sequence ATGAGTTTCTTAATCATATGTGGTGTTACCTGCGGCTTTGTGATAGTTGCGGCGCGTTTTATCAAAGCTGTTCCGTGGTTGTGGTACGGCGCGGCACTTGTCTTGGATTTTGTCTATGCGTATGGCGTCGTGTATAGCCTTCCACCTGAAGTTTTACGCGTGCTTTCAGTGGTCATGCAGCGGGGAATGCTCGCTACGTCGCTCTTCGTTATCGTTATGTATTGTGGCGTTTTCTCCGAACGCTCGTTTGTTCACAGGACGGTGGCGCCCATTCGTGCAGAACTCTCTCTTATTGCCTGCATCTTGATACTCGCGCATTGCTTGAACTATCTGAGCTCGTATCTTGGCGTTCTTGGCACCAATGTAGCTGCGATCAATCCGAATCAGCTGGCATCTCTTATTGCCGCGCTGGTGCTCTGCGTGCTTTTATTGGTGCTGGGCCTGACCTCGGTCAAAGTGCTTAAACGTCGCATGAATGCCTCGGTATGGAAAAACATACAGCGAAGTTCGTATGTGTTCTTTGGACTCATCTATGTACACGAGTTGCTTGTCTTGTATCCCGCTGCTCTGAAAGGTGCAGGCGATGCGCTTATTACCTGCATCGTTGGTGGCATTGTGTTTGGATCCTACTACGTGTTGCGTCTTGTGCGCTATCTCACCGATCGAAGAGAAAACGATACGGGGGCTTTGGTTGAGTCGCAGAGAGGAAGGGAGATCGGTGCGTAA
- a CDS encoding molecular chaperone translates to MDAATHKVKEIVDLLAYRCDRFGLVADVFAREVSEETLRQMIAHACTFEGDLDDSVESVLNRDLRRLSCDDIGEFATQTRTEYARLFLGPRRVVVPLHESAYLSGTPRMFTAETLAVRGFYERYGYVMKLKNREPEDSIAVEFEFLRNLSDRCISRLEEKDILPSIEEIGNLLEAQKLFKAQHLCRWAYDFAQRVIENDQSGFYTAWATYLSGVLHEDEALLDECDRLLLEIQNSAC, encoded by the coding sequence ATGGATGCAGCAACGCATAAGGTGAAGGAGATTGTCGACCTGTTGGCCTATCGCTGCGATCGGTTCGGATTGGTCGCCGATGTGTTTGCCCGGGAAGTTTCGGAAGAAACGTTGAGGCAAATGATCGCTCACGCCTGTACGTTCGAAGGCGACCTCGATGACTCGGTCGAATCCGTCTTGAACAGGGATCTGCGTCGTTTGTCGTGCGACGATATCGGCGAATTCGCCACGCAAACGCGAACCGAATACGCGCGTCTCTTTCTCGGGCCGCGCAGAGTGGTGGTGCCCCTGCATGAGTCGGCATACCTTTCGGGAACGCCGCGGATGTTTACGGCCGAAACCCTAGCGGTGCGGGGATTCTACGAGCGCTACGGATACGTGATGAAGCTCAAAAACCGAGAACCGGAAGATAGTATCGCGGTGGAATTCGAGTTTCTTCGCAATCTGAGCGATCGGTGCATCTCGCGTTTGGAAGAGAAGGACATTCTCCCCAGCATCGAGGAAATCGGAAACTTGCTTGAGGCGCAGAAACTGTTTAAAGCGCAGCATCTTTGCCGCTGGGCTTACGATTTTGCACAACGCGTCATCGAAAACGATCAAAGCGGATTTTACACCGCGTGGGCAACCTACCTGTCCGGCGTGCTTCATGAAGACGAGGCCCTGCTGGACGAGTGCGACCGCTTGCTGCTTGAGATCCAAAACTCCGCTTGCTGA
- a CDS encoding FAD-binding and (Fe-S)-binding domain-containing protein — MNREAALQAIEEMLGNRASTEDVRRVVYSHDMGTLPDVVKKFISTMPDMVVQPESEEEVSRLVALAAQAQIPLIPRGSASSGYGGAVPASGGVVVDLYRMRGLVSVDPQALTATAKPASVMADLDLELREQGFMMPVMPTSAPSATIGGFVCQGGAGIGSCRQNTMRDNVIAVTAVLGDGTTRVFEGDDLDLVYAMEGITGIVTSVTWRILPAVDMKYAAFGFESAELAQGFAQAASEANAWHVNVQPPNYIALKNRATAADLPEKWMVFVVSETTDLTEAISHFNGVDYGAEAALREWEERYYPLRGKKFGPSIIPVDVLVPQDKIAQFDTVMQDKFEGSFVYEATAVGHDRFALIGFILADERKDDFTMLFASSLVISEAAKKLGGRAYASGMYLTAESEAIFGRKLLENVAAFKASTDPAAIMNPGKVLPASLDEKSPAKLIARAIGSARGIAGIGAALGRVLSGKKDASAQLTDLPNDMENSAFACASCGFCRGKCTVFLPDPWEDNSPRGKWYLIKEYAKGNIPFDLPMVHKLNICTTCKRCEQTCEVSLKMADEYLGAKPFFKEKGFSNAGLSALRQNVLNTGNFWGSDEEGLGWHTDDMRFQQTGEIGFWPGCWTQTISKNAAQNVIHLLNAAGIEPVDLGDNGTDICCGFYLFLGGYAEDFEARVVANIERMNAAGVKKVITPCPACLATFAELYGGIAQKNGLPFDIEFVHSIVVLNQLVEEGSLKLSDGQPVAAKVTYHDPCHLGRWFGVYEEPRAFIQAVPGVEYEDMRHNREDSLCCGLVNAFYEIGSVPTSGINRVSEADEVQADYILTACAGCGVQVNNMCVAANTHARQMDITDLAAKSLGFEVYDSNEAAQTYFSAAVDLLSTSTTEQD, encoded by the coding sequence ATGAACCGAGAGGCTGCATTGCAGGCTATAGAGGAGATGTTGGGAAACCGAGCGAGTACAGAAGACGTGCGTCGCGTTGTGTACAGCCATGATATGGGGACGCTCCCTGACGTGGTCAAGAAGTTCATCTCCACCATGCCCGACATGGTGGTTCAGCCGGAATCCGAAGAGGAAGTGAGCCGCCTTGTTGCCCTTGCAGCTCAAGCGCAGATCCCTCTGATCCCGCGCGGCTCGGCATCGTCCGGCTATGGCGGGGCAGTTCCAGCATCGGGCGGCGTGGTTGTCGATCTGTATCGCATGCGAGGTCTTGTTTCTGTGGACCCACAGGCTTTAACCGCCACAGCGAAACCGGCTTCTGTAATGGCCGATCTTGATCTGGAGCTTCGTGAGCAGGGCTTCATGATGCCGGTTATGCCCACCAGCGCGCCTTCCGCCACCATTGGCGGCTTTGTATGCCAAGGCGGCGCGGGTATTGGCAGCTGTCGTCAGAATACTATGCGCGACAATGTGATAGCGGTGACGGCCGTGCTTGGTGATGGCACGACACGGGTCTTCGAGGGCGACGATTTGGATCTTGTATATGCCATGGAAGGTATCACGGGTATCGTGACATCCGTGACCTGGCGCATTCTTCCTGCGGTCGACATGAAATACGCCGCTTTCGGATTTGAGTCCGCCGAATTGGCGCAGGGCTTTGCGCAGGCGGCATCAGAAGCCAATGCGTGGCATGTAAACGTTCAGCCTCCGAACTATATCGCGCTTAAAAACCGTGCAACTGCTGCGGATCTTCCCGAGAAATGGATGGTGTTTGTCGTATCGGAAACCACTGATCTTACCGAGGCGATTTCGCACTTCAATGGGGTAGATTACGGCGCTGAAGCCGCCCTTCGCGAGTGGGAGGAACGCTATTATCCACTCCGGGGCAAGAAATTTGGACCATCGATCATTCCGGTCGATGTTTTGGTACCGCAGGATAAGATAGCCCAGTTCGATACCGTCATGCAGGATAAGTTTGAAGGCTCATTCGTGTACGAAGCTACGGCGGTTGGACATGATCGGTTTGCTCTCATCGGCTTTATTCTTGCTGACGAGCGTAAGGACGACTTTACAATGCTGTTTGCGAGCTCGCTTGTCATATCCGAGGCGGCGAAAAAGCTCGGAGGCCGTGCGTATGCATCCGGCATGTATCTGACGGCAGAATCTGAAGCTATCTTTGGTCGGAAGCTGCTCGAAAACGTAGCGGCTTTTAAGGCGTCAACCGACCCTGCGGCCATTATGAATCCCGGCAAAGTGCTGCCCGCCTCTCTTGATGAGAAATCGCCTGCAAAACTCATAGCGCGCGCTATTGGGTCGGCGCGCGGGATTGCTGGCATAGGTGCGGCACTTGGTCGTGTGCTCAGCGGCAAAAAAGATGCCTCTGCGCAGCTTACCGACTTGCCAAACGACATGGAGAACAGCGCCTTCGCCTGTGCGTCGTGCGGCTTTTGCCGCGGTAAATGTACGGTCTTTTTGCCTGATCCGTGGGAGGACAACTCGCCCCGCGGCAAGTGGTATCTCATCAAGGAATACGCCAAAGGAAACATCCCCTTCGATCTTCCCATGGTTCATAAACTGAATATTTGCACGACGTGTAAACGTTGCGAGCAGACGTGTGAAGTGTCGCTCAAAATGGCCGATGAGTATCTGGGTGCGAAGCCGTTCTTTAAAGAAAAAGGGTTCTCGAACGCCGGGTTGTCAGCCCTGCGCCAAAATGTGCTGAACACGGGCAACTTCTGGGGTTCTGACGAGGAAGGTCTTGGGTGGCATACGGACGACATGCGCTTCCAGCAAACGGGTGAAATCGGATTTTGGCCGGGGTGCTGGACCCAGACCATCTCCAAAAATGCTGCCCAAAACGTCATACATTTGCTGAACGCTGCCGGTATCGAACCGGTTGATCTTGGCGACAACGGCACCGATATCTGCTGCGGCTTCTATCTCTTCTTGGGCGGTTATGCCGAGGACTTTGAAGCGCGCGTGGTGGCAAACATTGAGCGCATGAATGCAGCCGGTGTGAAAAAGGTGATCACTCCTTGTCCGGCCTGCCTGGCTACGTTTGCCGAATTGTATGGCGGCATTGCCCAGAAAAACGGACTTCCTTTCGACATCGAGTTCGTGCATTCCATCGTTGTGCTCAACCAGCTGGTGGAAGAGGGGTCGCTAAAGCTTTCTGATGGCCAGCCGGTTGCGGCGAAAGTCACCTATCACGATCCATGCCATCTTGGGCGTTGGTTCGGAGTATACGAAGAGCCGCGTGCGTTCATTCAGGCGGTACCGGGAGTGGAATACGAAGACATGCGTCACAACCGCGAAGACTCGCTGTGCTGTGGCCTGGTGAATGCATTCTACGAAATCGGAAGCGTGCCGACATCCGGTATAAACCGAGTATCTGAGGCGGACGAGGTGCAGGCGGATTATATTCTCACCGCTTGTGCGGGATGCGGCGTCCAGGTGAACAACATGTGCGTTGCCGCCAACACGCATGCTCGGCAGATGGATATTACCGACCTTGCAGCGAAGTCTCTGGGTTTTGAGGTGTACGACTCCAATGAGGCTGCACAAACGTATTTCTCGGCAGCAGTTGATCTGCTGAGTACGTCCACAACCGAGCAGGATTAA
- a CDS encoding 4Fe-4S dicluster domain-containing protein, with the protein MAGQMGFLLDQKWCIGCQACVTGCQMRHRCPDDVQIRQATSFEHQPVGPWISVACNHCETPACIPVCPVGALVKREDGIVVQDNDLCIGCQACVKACPYEHPVYIKEQNKTLRCDMCAARLDAGDVPACVEACPMKILTVDTVENNEAAGGVPEGIGFTVEATKPTTRFIPIA; encoded by the coding sequence ATGGCAGGTCAAATGGGTTTTCTTTTAGATCAAAAGTGGTGTATTGGATGTCAGGCATGCGTAACGGGATGTCAGATGCGTCATCGTTGTCCTGACGATGTGCAAATACGTCAGGCAACAAGCTTCGAGCATCAGCCGGTAGGTCCTTGGATCAGCGTCGCGTGTAATCACTGCGAGACCCCGGCGTGTATACCGGTGTGTCCCGTCGGCGCTCTTGTTAAACGCGAGGATGGCATTGTGGTCCAAGACAACGATCTATGCATCGGCTGCCAGGCTTGCGTCAAAGCCTGTCCGTACGAGCACCCCGTGTATATCAAAGAGCAAAACAAAACGCTTCGTTGCGACATGTGTGCCGCCCGACTGGATGCTGGAGACGTTCCGGCGTGCGTGGAAGCATGCCCGATGAAGATTCTCACGGTTGATACGGTGGAGAACAACGAAGCTGCTGGCGGTGTGCCCGAAGGCATTGGATTCACCGTAGAGGCAACCAAGCCGACCACAAGGTTTATTCCCATAGCGTAA